Within the Ferrimicrobium sp. genome, the region ACTTCGGCTCGTAGATACGGCATGGAGGGTTCGCTAGAGCACGACAAATAGTTCGAGACTCTTGACGCTCCCCAATGAATCCTTGGCAGGAAAGAGGGTGTCGTTACCGCGTTAGGCGGGCTGTGGGAGGGAGGAGATACGAAGGTGAGTTACGACTTGCTGGGCTGCTGGTGAGGTTTGGCTTGCTCCTCACGTGAGGGTAGCCCTGTGCTTTCACTGCGGGCCTCCATCAGCTCTGAGTCGTGACGAAGGAGGGTCCTTGGTGTCGCTGGATTGCTTCGTGACGGGCTCGTGCATCCGCCGAGAGCGCCGCTTGTAGCTCATCGACACTGAAGATCCTTGAAGCGAGAAGGAGTGACCCTTGCAACCTCAAGAGTTTGGCAACAGCCGCTGCCCTGTGTGGCAATTCTCGATGGGTCTTGCACCGCTTCCACCAACCGATCACACTCGAGAAGGTGGCTCGTCAACTCCTTGTCCGCTGCCGGGATAGAACCGCTGAAGATGCCCACTAGAAGAAAGTTGAAGGTGCCCACTGGAAGGAAAACGAGGAAAGTCGTTGAAGCGGGGTCGGCGCGAGAGTGCCGCTGCGAAACTTTTGGATGCGGGCTAGGAGTCGCTGCTGGCTTTCTTATCGGTGCTGATCACCTCTTGGCGCACCATCACGAAGTCTCCGGCGCTTGGGTTCACCTTCCACCACGCGACCGTATCGCCGGTATATGCCGGGACCGCACCACACACAGTCGTCGTGAAGAGATAGCCGTGCCGAAAACTCGGATCACCACCGATCTCTGGACTCTCTTGATCCGCCGCATTCGAGGCGCTGAGCAAGATCCACTGCCCCCCAACAAAGGCTGCCACCGCACCCTGAAAGCAGCCACCCCCTACCTCTCGGATCAGAAACGCAGGACCCGAAAGCCCAGAGAGCGAGGCCACCGGAATCGTGGCAGAGGCAAGATACATCGCTCCTTCTGTAAAACCAAAGGGCGATTTCAGCGCCGCTACCGTGTTCCATGATCGATTCGATGAGTACTCATAGATCTTGATTGGCAACCCATCTGGCGCCCATGGAAAAGCGGCGACCGCATCGTAGCGTCCGTCGAGGAGAACGACTTTGCTCCTTGCCCCAACAAATTGGCGCTCACTCGATCCCGTTGGGAGGACTGGCACTTGGCGACGCCGTGCATCCCGGTAATACGTCACATCGGTCGTAGCAAGGAGCCGAGTCAAAGCGACCTCCATAGTTTTCATCTTCTGATTCGTACGAGGACGTGAGAATCGAGCCGGCGAGTTTGGGGCTGTAGGCTTGCTCGAGCCCGAGTTCGACGCTGCGGTCGAGCCACAAGCCCCCAACAACACACTCCCTATGACGACGGATACCGTTCGCCTCCACCGCACTGACTGCATCATCCTCCCGCCTTTGACTCGCCGACTCCGACTGAGGGCCCGACACTGCCAGCCGTCGGACTTCTCTCCTCCCGCCACCTTGGGCGTCTCGCATCTCATAGCTCTGATGCGAACGGCGACCTGTTCTCCTCGACCCTCAGGACCAGTCAGATAAACAATACCGGCAGCGACCTCGCGACATGGATGCCTCGCAATCTGGCAGCACGGCGATCTGGCAGCGTAGCGATCAGCACTGAAGCAACGACAGGCGCGGGCCCTTGTGCCTCGTCCACTTCGCCTATGAGACGTTTGGGACTTCATCGCAGGGATTGGTAGCTCAGTTAGCGTCGATGGCATGGACAATGAGTTCCGCCACAACCGTCGGGTCCTCGAGCTGGGGCAAGTGAGCCATACCTGAACGCAAGCGATGGTAGCCGTTTGGAAGGCGCTCAGCCAGCAAGTGCTTGGTCTCGACAATGAAGGGAATATCAAGAGCGCCACAAGCCACGAGTGTTGGGGCCATCACCTTTTCAAGTTGACCCCATACATCGATACCACTCGCTCCCGCCCTTTCAGGAACGCCGTGAGAGGATGACCCTGTTCATGTCAAAGAAGAGCTCACGGACGGGCCCTCCTACCCTGCCTTCGCCTTGAGTCGGACCGTCGAGCCAGAGCCCGGCCTCGAGGCGGCTCTGTTCCTCTAGGTCACCGACCGAGATCGTCTCCTCGAGCTGCTCGACCAAGCGGGCGGTATCGCCGTCGAGTTCAGGGTCGGGCGCACCACTCACCGACGGAGCGAACAGTACGAGACCTGCCACCCGCTCTGGCGCAAGGACTGTGACATCAAGCGCAATCCCACCGCCAGCAGAGCTTCCCACCAACCATACAGGGGTATCGGTGATCTCGTCAAGGACGGCAAAAAGATCCTTCACATGGGAAAACTCCTCCGGAGAGGGAGACGTCTCTCCATAGCCCCGGCGATCATAACAGATGACGGTAGCTCTCTCGCCGATGGCAGATACCACCTCTTGCCAGCTCCGTTGATCCGTCACTCCTGCGTATAGGAGAATAACGATAGGTTGCCCTCTCTGGAAACGCCTGCCGAATAACTAAACTGACCCACGGTCTACCACCAGTGTTTCACCGAGCAACATCTTCTCACTGTAGCCTTGGAAAGGGAGCGCGACAGGGGCTTGGAGGTTCTTTGTTTCCCGTCCTGTCGTCATAGTCAGCCGAGGCCGCAACAGAGAGTGGTCCTTCGATTCAGCACCTCTCTCGCAGCCGTCATACTTCCCCTGGGTCTGACCCGGGGTGGCACGAGCCAGTCAGGTCCAAACGATCATCGGTGCCAAATGTAGGGAGTCGTCGTGGTAACTGCTGTCAAACCGCTGCGCTCGAGGATGGGTCTTGACATCGGGGAACAATCACTTTGGAGATAGTGCTTACCAGCCGCCAAAGCAGCACCAGCTCTCGCGGCGGTGAGTGCACGGTAGATCCCTTTACCTCGCCAGTCAGGGTGAGTAGCACCGCCCCATAGTCCCGCAAAGTCAGCATTCGGAATCAGCGTCAGTCGACCCGCACACACAATCTCATCATGGACTTCAGCTACCCAGAACTGCTCAGTACCTTGCGATCGATGTAGACGAGCCAATGCCTCCTCTGCCGAAGGGCCACCGTTAAACACCTTCCGCTGCATCGCTGTGGCGCGAGCGATGAGGTCGGCGGCCTCGGCGAGATTGTCGACTCTTCGAACGTTCACCGTCGTCGGAATCGCAACTGAATGCGATAGCAGTTCGGCGGCACCGACCATGACTGTCTCGGGTTCTTCGGCAATGAACCCTGCATTGCATAACTCTTGGTGAAGTTGTTCGGCACGCTCGTCGTGGCCTCGGGTCTTCCACTCGAACTCATCTACTCCAAGTTCGTCCCTGTAGTGACCAATCGTTCGTTGAACGAGACGAGCGATATTATCGATGCCGTCGAGGGATACGTAGCTGACAAAGCCCCCGCCGTCGAGAACACCTCGATAGAGCGGACCATCTCGAGTCCAACTGAGCGCATCGTAGACCTCAGCCTCCCCTCGAAGCTGTGCATCATACGTTGCGAGAAGCTCTGCAGAGCTAGGTTGTGGTGCGTTCACGAAGGTTCACTATAACCCTTGGATCACGTCGGTTGTCCTACGGTCTTTCGAAAACCATTCCTTGGGTGAGTGCTGCAATCGTCGGAGACCACTGACTTCATGGGCCAAACTCGCTCCAGCAAGCTTTGAATCACAATCTTGGCACTGGGTTGGGCCAGATCTGCCAGGTGTTTTCATCATCTCGGAGTTCCGTGAATCACCTCAAGGAAATGGTGCAAGCAACGAGGTTGACGTGTCACGAAGCAGAAGCTAGTCACTTCCATCGCAGACTCTATTGGGATGGGATAAGATACGGATCCTGGACGTATATCCATTCCTGCCCAAACATGCTTCGCGTGCGTGTTAGCTCTCGCTTCCCTTGTCTCGTCCTAGCACACGTAAGCACCTGTGCCATTTGAACATAGCTTGGCTGCGAACCTCCTCATAGTGATGGGTGATGCCCAAGACCTATCTGGGGGACTTGGCATCGCTTCTCTGTTCCGTCTGGGTCTCCAGGGAGGAGCAGTTGGTACGCCTGCGGCTCGATCGACTGGGTAACAAATTACTCGTCCCAAATCGGAGAGCTTACGGATCCGCCCGCACCTAAGTTTGAGGTATGGAAGAGTTGAGCAAGGTGCGGTGGCATGCGGTGGTCTCGCGGGATGAGAAGAGTGCCGGCCTCTTTGTCTATGGGGTGCGCACTACGGGGATCTACTGTCGACCTGGATGTAGTTCACGTTCCCCCCTTCTCAAAAATGTCGAATTCTTCAACACGAGTGCCGAAGCAGAGCTGGCGGGATTTCGCCCGTGTCGACGGTGCCATCCAGCGGATCCAATGCGTTCCGACCCTGCTGCTCTGTCGGTTATCGCAGTGTGCAGGCGCTTGGAGGCCGGCTCTGCCACCGAGGATCTGGCTGCGCTCGCTCGCGAGTTGGGGTGGAGCCTCCGTCATCTGAATCGCCTCTTTCAAGACATGGTCGGCGTCTCTATCAGGAGCTATTCGAGAGCCCAACTGGCTGAGCGCGTGAGAATAACGCTGCACAGCGATCTCTCGATCACCGAAGCCGCCTTTGAGGCTGGATACGGTTCGAGTCGCGCCTTTTACGCCCACGGTGCGACTCGTCTTGGGATGACCCCGGCACAATATCGCTTGGGTGGTGCAGGAGCATCCATCCACTACACCACGCTCGAATCCCCGATCGGCATTGTGCTAGCGGCTTCCACGGCACGCGGTGTTTGCGCCATCAAAATCGACCATGACGAAGCCTCGCTCATTGCACAACTGGTCACCGAATTTCCGATGGCTGACATCGAACGCGATGATGATGAGCTCTACGATATCGCCCTCGTGCTTGCCGGAGCCATTCGAGGTGAAGATGGAGCTACCAAGCTGCCGCTCGACCTGGCTGGTACCGCTTTCCAGGTCCGGGTGTGGGAGGCGCTGCGCACCATTCCAATCGGCGAGACTCGATCGTATTCTCAGATCGCCGAGCAGATCGGCGAACCAACGGCAGTCCGCGCTGTCGCGA harbors:
- a CDS encoding alpha/beta fold hydrolase, whose translation is MAPTLVACGALDIPFIVETKHLLAERLPNGYHRLRSGMAHLPQLEDPTVVAELIVHAIDAN
- a CDS encoding alpha/beta fold hydrolase; translated protein: MVILLYAGVTDQRSWQEVVSAIGERATVICYDRRGYGETSPSPEEFSHVKDLFAVLDEITDTPVWLVGSSAGGGIALDVTVLAPERVAGLVLFAPSVSGAPDPELDGDTARLVEQLEETISVGDLEEQSRLEAGLWLDGPTQGEGRVGGPVRELFFDMNRVILSRRS
- a CDS encoding GNAT family N-acetyltransferase, encoding MNAPQPSSAELLATYDAQLRGEAEVYDALSWTRDGPLYRGVLDGGGFVSYVSLDGIDNIARLVQRTIGHYRDELGVDEFEWKTRGHDERAEQLHQELCNAGFIAEEPETVMVGAAELLSHSVAIPTTVNVRRVDNLAEAADLIARATAMQRKVFNGGPSAEEALARLHRSQGTEQFWVAEVHDEIVCAGRLTLIPNADFAGLWGGATHPDWRGKGIYRALTAARAGAALAAGKHYLQSDCSPMSRPILERSGLTAVTTTTPYIWHR
- the ada gene encoding bifunctional DNA-binding transcriptional regulator/O6-methylguanine-DNA methyltransferase Ada encodes the protein MEELSKVRWHAVVSRDEKSAGLFVYGVRTTGIYCRPGCSSRSPLLKNVEFFNTSAEAELAGFRPCRRCHPADPMRSDPAALSVIAVCRRLEAGSATEDLAALARELGWSLRHLNRLFQDMVGVSIRSYSRAQLAERVRITLHSDLSITEAAFEAGYGSSRAFYAHGATRLGMTPAQYRLGGAGASIHYTTLESPIGIVLAASTARGVCAIKIDHDEASLIAQLVTEFPMADIERDDDELYDIALVLAGAIRGEDGATKLPLDLAGTAFQVRVWEALRTIPIGETRSYSQIAEQIGEPTAVRAVANACGANPTALAIPCHRIVRKNGSLGGYRWGIERKTYLIAQEKVD